One region of Vigna angularis cultivar LongXiaoDou No.4 chromosome 10, ASM1680809v1, whole genome shotgun sequence genomic DNA includes:
- the LOC108319847 gene encoding transcription factor bHLH131, whose protein sequence is MVFLLQGMQHLRSYYNSEAQMIRGGFPQPFISRTYQTSFLKQRSKTEIKVVAAKKHSEAEKRRRMRINGQYETLRTILPNLIKKDKASVLAETIKQVKELKKKVSKVEQESCGSSSKDVVKFPSGADRLRLEKCNNEEDLVKATLSCEDSMGLMSAISRAMGSVKTKVVKAEIVSVGGRNRSVLWVQGLGNDHMGMLKSSLKIAMHKPAFKMRRSTH, encoded by the exons ATGGTTTTCCTTCTACAG GGCATGCAACATCTTCGAAGTTACTATAACTCAGAAGCTCAAATGATAAGAGGTGGGTTTCCTCAGCCATTCATCTCTAGGACATACCAAACCAGTTTCTTGAAGCAAAGATCAAAGACAGAGATAAAAGTTGTAGCCGCAAAGAAACACAGTGAAGCTGAAAAGAGACGTAGAATGAGAATCAATGGTCAATATGAAACCCTCCGAACTATCCTTCCCAACTTGATCAAA AAGGACAAGGCATCGGTGTTGGCAGAGACTATCAAGCAAGTGAAGGAGCTGAAGAAAAAAGTATCAAAAGTGGAACAAGAGAGTTGTGGTAGCTCATCAAAGGATGTTGTTAAGTTTCCTAGTGGGGCAGACAGGTTGAGGTTGGAAAAATGTAATAATGAGGAGGACCTAGTGAAGGCCACATTGAGTTGCGAGGATAGTATGGGATTGATGTCTGCAATATCAAGGGCAATGGGATCAGTGAAAACCAAAGTGGTGAAGGCTGAGATAGTGAGTGTGGGAGGGAGAAACAGAAGTGTGTTGTGGGTGCAAGGTCTTGGGAATGATCATATGGGGATGCTCAAGAGCTCTTTGAAGATTGCCATGCACAAGCCAGCCTTTAAGATGCGCCGTTCTACTCACTAA
- the LOC108319833 gene encoding ubiquitin carboxyl-terminal hydrolase 17: MLVPGILGFQGLVYVVLALGFAVIRHVWRNAEAKREEVMMMRSPEDAGVEDMEVSAAVAPSPVEYSSPVPVNASRWYQCAVCYAPTTMRCARCKAVRYCSGKCQISHWRQGHKDECCPPPTTTMEINDENISYRASASRTESGHHEIKGIHADISSSNDSYSSLDPSVGARKSFDDNYYNRFPNPVCNDTTADTSAGSAHNKDSTVNMKCSVNIEVKDSNAIKRTKTNPINTNDETRLKSKVPKTKSDTSHDEAANFGSHERRRKVAILEKSGTDTSKYKTVPYLSGSTKYAVIDDVEEESHLSKYREARRLSSSSRDRPSSTTKGDFLSQSKCVKTDDCHTLSTKVSAIPNLPQNVRSGLKTSMQKVVQQFRSSKDSRSSENEMGFPYELFVELYCYDKMKLLPFGLTNCGNSCYANAVLQCLAYTRPLTSYLFQGFHSKRCQKKGWCFTCEFEHLIQKAKEGISPLSPIGILSKIHKIGSHLGHGREEDAHEFLRCAVDTMQSVCLKEASVSSPLAEETTLVGYTFGGYLRSKIKCLRCLGKSERYERMMDLTVEIDGDIGTLEEALGQFTAPEILDKDNKYNCSRCKTYEKARKKLTVLEAPNILTIVLKRFQSGNFEKLNKSVQFPEVLNMAPYMSGTKDKSPLYSLYAVVVHLDIMNAAFSGHYVCYVKNIQGEWFRTDDSRVEPVELSRVLSERAYMLLYARHSPKPLGLVSSTAISSAGKFKRRNLEAIPATSKTRSNSMDTSGNSSYLQQKHGKHPNWNDVDDSLSNDFAYPEEWRFQYGGRNTMVDSSSESSLFSSSDASSCSTASIKDSASSADFSDYIFGEVGPNWYSHYGLSSNMVSSSSYDNLDTDFLVDSGASRRLRQDTEDKAVLYANKNKNHSGSRGIDLKRYITANHYDKNYGVHVRRTSGDASAQTFY; encoded by the exons ATGCTGGTACCCGGGATTTTAGGGTTTCAGGGTTTGGTGTATGTCGTGTTGGCGTTGGGCTTTGCGGTGATTCGGCACGTCTGGAGGAATGCGGAGGCCAAGAGGGAGGAGGTCATGATGATGAGGTCGCCGGAGGATGCTGGCGTGGAGGACATGGAGGTTTCTGCCGCGGTCGCGCCGTCGCCTGTGGAGTACTCTTCGCCGGTTCCGGTGAATGCTTCTCGGTGGTACCAATGCGCGGTGTGTTATGCGCCTACCACCATGCGGTGTGCTCGCTGCAAGGCCGTGAGATATTG TTCGGGTAAGTGTCAAATTAGTCACTGGAGGCAAGGTCACAAGGATGAATGTTGTCCTCCTCCCACTACCACCATGGAAATCAATGACGAAAATATTTCTTACAGGGCATCCGCGTCCAGAACTGAGTCTGGTCATCATG AAATTAAAGGAATACATGCTGATATCTCATCTTCCAATGACTCGTATTCCAGTCTTGATCCTTCTGTTGGTGCAAGAAAATCATTCGATGATAACTATTACAACAGATTTCCAAACCCTGTCTGCAATGATACTACTGCTGATACTAGTGCTGGTTCCGCTCATAACAAAGATTCAACAGTGAACATGAAATGTTCTGTGAATATTGAAGTTAAGGATTCTAATGCAATTAAAAGAACCAAGACAAATCCTATTAACACTAATGATGAGACTCGATTGAAATCAAAAGTTCCCAAAACTAAATCTGACACATCTCATGATGAGGCAGCAAATTTTGGTAGCCATGAACGCAGAAGAAAAGTTGCAATTCTTGAAAAATCAGGAACAGATACCTCTAAATACAAAACTGTGCCTTACTTGAGTGGCTCTACTAAATATGCTGTAATAGATGATGTAGAAGAAGAATCACATTTGTCAAAATACAGAGAAGCACGAAGATTGTCATCTAGTTCTCGTGATCGACCATCTTCAACTACCAAGGGAGATTTTCTTTCACAGTCCAAGTGTGTGAAAACTGACGATTGTCATACTTTATCAACAAAAGTTAGTGCTATTCCAAATCTGCCACAAAACGTACGCAGTGGCTTGAAAACATCAATGCAGAAAGTTGTCCAGCAGTTTAGAAGCTCAAAAGATTCAAGATCTTCTGAAAATGAG ATGGGCTTTCCTTATGAACTCTTTGTAGAACTTTACTGTTATGACAAGATGAAGCTACTCCCCTTTGGCCTTACAAACTGTGGGAACAG TTGTTACGCAAATGCTGTTCTCCAGTGCTTGGCATATACTCGGCCTTTGACTTCATATCTTTTTCAAGGGTTCCATTCAAAACGAT GTCAAAAGAAGGGATGGTGCTTTACATGTGAGTTTGAACATCTAATTCAGAAGGCAAAAGAAGGGATTTCTCCACTTTCCCCAATTGGGATATTGTCTAAGATACACAAGATTGGAAGCCATCTTGGGCATGGGAGGGAAGAAGACGCACATGAGTTTTTAAG GTGTGCAGTTGATACAATGCAATCTGTTTGCCTCAAGGAAGCCAGTGTTTCTAGTCCATTGGCAGAAGAAACAACTCTAGTTGGTTACACTTTTGGAGGTTATCTTCGATCAAAG ATAAAGTGCTTACGATGCCTGGGAAAATCTGAGAGGTATGAGAGAATGATGGATCTTACTGTTGAAATTGATGGTGATATTGGAACTTTAGAAGAGGCCCTGGGACAATTTACTGCACCTGAAATCTTGGATAAAGATAACAAGTATAATTGCAGCAG GTGTAAAACATATGAGAAAGCACGAAAGAAGTTGACCGTATTGGAGGCACCAAATATTCTTACAATTGTACTAAAACGATTTCAG TCTGGTAACTTCGAGAAGTTGAACAAGTCGGTTCAGTTCCCTGAAGTCCTGAATATGGCTCCCTATATGAGCGGAACAAAGGATAAGTCTCCATTATACAGCCTGTATGCAGTGGTTGTCCATTTGGATATCATGAATGCAGCATTTTCAGGCCATTATGTCTGTTATGTGAAGAACATTCAGGGGGAATGGTTCAGGACTGATGACAGCAGG GTAGAACCCGTCGAATTGTCAAGAGTCTTATCAGAAAGGGCATACATGCTTCTTTATGCAAG GCACTCTCCTAAGCCACTGGGTTTAGTAAGTAGCACTGCAATATCTTCTGCTGGAAAATTCAAGAGGAGGAACCTGGAAGCCATTCCTGCTACTTCTAAAACGAGATCAAATTCCATGGATACAAGCGGCAATTCTTCCTATCTGCAGCAGAAGCATGGCAAGCACCCTAACTGGAATGATGTTGATGATTCCTTAAGCAATGATTTTGCATATCCAGAGGAATGGAGATTCCAGTATGGGGGAAGAAATACAATGGTGGATTCTTCTAGTGAAAGCTCACTTTTCAGCTCTTCAGATGCAAGTTCTTGTAGTACTGCGAGTATCAAGGACTCGGCCAGTTCCGCTGACTTCTCGGATTACATATTTGGTGAGGTGGGACCCAATTGGTATAGCCATTATGGGCTTTCATCTAACATGGTGTCATCTTCCTCATATGATAATTTGGATACAGATTTCTTAGTGGATAGTGGTGCAAGTAGAAGGCTCCGGCAGGACACAGAAGATAAAGCAGTTTTATATgctaacaaaaacaaaaatcacagTGGCAGTAGGGGAATTGACCTTAAAAGATATATCACTGCTAACCATTATGACAAAAATTATGGTGTACATGTGAGAAGAACAAGTGGAGATGCATCAGCTCAAACGTTTTATTGA